Within Acidimicrobiales bacterium, the genomic segment GCGGTGGGCCACACGTCGCTCGCGGTCGCGGATCTGTTCGAGTGCCACGTTCGCAGCCGCGAGCTCGCGGTCTGCGTCGTCGACGGACTGGACCGCACGATTGACGGCCTCCCTAGCCTGCTGCAGAGCTTCGGCAGTCGCCGCTCCGGTCGATGCGCCGACTCTCCACGACATCGCGTCCAGACGTGCTCCCGAGAGAGTCACCACCACCAGATCGGGCCTCTCCTGCACCAGTGCGATCCCCTCCGAGAGGTCGTCTACGACCACCACCCCCGTCGAGGAGTCGATCGAGGATGCACTCCACCGCGGGGTTCGTGGCACGCACGTGACCCCTGAGCGACTCTCCGCGATCGGAGGCCCGGCGACGATCCTGTTCGGACGCGCCGGGCGGCAGGAGCCAAGCGGGGCGTCCGGAAGAATCCAGCTCCCGGGCCGCTGCCACCGCTCCCGACTCGCTCGAGAACACGGCCGCCCCCAGGAGAGGGCCGAGCGCCGCGTCGAGCGCAGCCTCCCAACCTTCGTCGACTGATATGCAGTCCGCCAGGATGCCCTCGAGCCCCTCGAAACCGGCCATCTCGTCGGTCCCCGCCCGTGCGCGCGCCTCGTCTAGGGCCATGATCAGCGCTTCTTCCCGAGCGGCCCATGCCCGATATTCCGATTCCGCCTGCATCCGCCTGCGCTCGGCAGCCGCCACACGGTCCTCACCCGCCTGCAGCTCGCCCGCGAGCTGCTTCCACTGCCGGGTTAGTAGCCTCACTCGCTCGATACCAGACGCCGGCGGCTCCTCGTGGGAACCGGACGGCTCCTCGAGAAGCTCGGCTGTGCCGACCGGCAGGAGGCCCTGCAAGGGTGGGAGCCTTTCGGGGAGCTCGGCTTCGAATGCTTCTCGCTCCTTCTCGAGCCTGCTGCGCCGGGCGACGAGGCCTTCCTTCTCCCCTTCCAGATCCTCACGCCTGCGCTCCACTTCGCCGATCTCGGCGTCGAGGCGTGCAGCCTCCTGCTCGAGCGTAGAGACCACGTCTCGCTCTATCTCGGCCTGCATCTCGGCCACCGTCCGCGCTCGTCGCTCGCGAATCACCTCCGACATGCCCCTGCCCCCTCTGCGCCACGGCCGCGAATTCCCCTATGGTTCTCGTCAAGTCGTCGGCGTCGAGACGAACGAGCGCGGCCTCGGCGTCGGCGATGGCGTCCTCGCAATGGGCGAGAGCGTCGGCCTTGTCTCTCTCTTCCCGCCGCAGCCTCTCGAATTCCTCCTCCAACGAACACACCTCTTGCCGCAGATCTCGGTACTCCCGGCCGAGGTGCCAACCTTCGCAGTGCATGGACTTCGTCGAGGAGTTCACGATGCCTTTTCGCCGCCGCGGCCTGGCGCTCGAGCGGTTTCAGTTGTCTGCGTACCTCTCGCAGGAGGTCCTGCAGTCTGAGCAGGTTGCCGTCCGTGGCCGCAAGCCGTCGCTCGGCCTTGTCACGACGACGCCGGAACTTCAGGATCCCTGCAGCCTCTTCGATGATCGCCCGCCTGTCCTCGGGGCGGGCGGAGAGAACGGCGTCGATCTGACCCTGCGAGACGATCACGTGCTGCTGCCGTCCGACTCCCGAGTCGGAGAGAAGCTCTTGGATGTCCAACAGGCGGCAAGGAGTGCGGTTTATGGCGTACTCGCTCTCACCGTTGCGGAAGAGGATGCGAGTGAGGGTGACTTCGCTCAGCTCGATGGGAAGGCGACCGTCGCTGTTGTCGAGGGTGATGCTGACCTCCGCCCTTCCCAACGCCGGCCTCTCCGAGGTGCCCGCGAAGATCACGTCCTCCATCTTCTGCGATCTGACCGCACTGGGCGCCTGGGCACCCAAGACCCATGCGATGGCATCCACCACGTTGGACTTCCCCGAGCCGTTGGGACCGACGATCACACAGATCCCGGGTTCGAACTCGATCGTGGTCGTGTCCCGCGAAGCTCTTGAAACCCTTGAGGACGAGCGACTTGAGATACAAACGCCACCTCTCCGAGTGAGTTCCTCACGAGCGATCCTCGGGTCGGCAACCTACCTCGCCGGGGCCGGGCGTCCGCGGATTCTCACCCGAATCAGATCGGGCACTCGAATCACATCTGGCACTGTTCACAAAGGAAGGTGCTGCGCCCCTGGAAGCGGACTCGCGAGATCGTCGTCCTGCACCGCAGGCAGGCCTGGCCGGCCTTTCCGTACACGCGGTGGTGCTCCTGGTAGGCACCCGGTCTGCCGTAGAGGTCGACGTACGTCGCATCGGGGAGAGTCGAGCCCCGGTACTTCACCGCCTCATGCAGGACTTCCACCATCGCGCGATAGAGACGCCGGATCTCCTGCGTACCCAACGAGTCGCTGGGCCTGTCGTAACGCAGGCCAGCTTCGAAGAGGATCTCGTCGGCGTAGATGTTCCCGATGCCGGCGACGATCGACTGGTCGGTGAGGAATGCCTTCAGCCTCACCGACCGGGCGTGCAGCATCCGACCGAACTCCGTCCAAGGGATGAGGTCTTCGAGAGGGTCGAAGCCCAGACTAGACAACTCCGGCGCCTCGGTCTGGACCGCGTCTGGGGAAACCACGAACACCTCCCCGAAGGCCCGGGGATCCACGCAACGGAGCTGTCCGTGCTGAGTGAACGAGAAGATCAGGTGAGTGTGCTTGTCGACGGGGTCTTTGGCGTTGTGGCGTCGGAGCTGGCCGCTCATGCCCAGGTGGACCACCAACCAGTCACCCGAATCGAGCTCCAGGATCAGGTATTTTCCCCCGCCGCCGCACCCCGGTGATCTTCACTCCCTCCAGTCTCGAGACGAAGCTCTTGCGACTGCGGTGCCTCTTGAGCAAGCGCATGGACCTGACTTCGACTTCTTTCACGCGCTTGCCTACCACCTCCCGATCCAGTTCGCGACGAAGCGTCTCCACCTCGGGGAGCTCAGGCATCGCCGGTCTCCCTCTTCCCGCCAGCGTCCTCCCCGTGTGGGGATCGCTCCTGCCGTTCGAGTTCGACCAGCGCCTCCCTGGCCGCGGCCTGCTGAGCCTCTTTCTTGGAGCTTCCCGACCCCGTGCCGAGCACCTTTCCACCGACGCTCACCGTGGCGGCGAAGGTCCTCGCGTGATCCGGACCGTACGACTCGACTTGATACACCGGCCGATCACCGGCAGACAGGCGGGCTACCAGTTCCTGCAAGCGGGTCTTGTAGTCGTGGCGACCCGGGCGCTCCCCTGCCTCATAGATCGCGTCGGCGAGCCAGGAGAGCACCAACAGGCGCGTTCGATCCAGGCCCGCCCCGAGGTACACGGCCCCGATCACTGCCTCGACGGTGTCGGCGAGGATCGACTGCTTGCGACGACCCCCCGACGCCTCCTCCGCCCGGGACATGATCACGAGGTCACCGAGGCCGATCCGCTCCCCCACACCCGCGAGCGTGCGGGCGTCGACGACAGAGGCTCTCGCCTTGGCGAGATCGCCCTCCGGCTTGGCAGGGAACACCTGCAAGAGGCGTTCTGTCACGACCATGGAGAGAACCGCGTCGCCGAGGAACTCGAGCCGCTCGTTCGACTCGGAACCGGGGTTCTCGGAGCACCACGACCTGTGCCTGAGCGCGACGGCCAGCCAGTCCACCACGCTTTCGTCGACCAGCGGATCGAATCCCAGGCGCTCGGCGAGGTCTCGGGCCGCACTCCTCGAGTCTGCGGCGTCCGGAGATGGTTCGGGCGACGGACGCTGTCCAGCAGCACCGACCGGACGTTCACGTCGCGCCGAGACGCTCACAGATGTAGTCGACTGCGTCACGAACGGTTCGGAGATCCTCCAGATCCTCGTCTTCGATCCTGAAACCCACAGATCGCTCTCCGAGCTCCTCTTCGAGAGCCTCCACGAGTTCGATCAGTGCCAGCGAGTCCGCTCCCAAGTCCTCCTGGAACGCGGCCCCTTCGGGGATGTCAGACGGATCTATCTCGAGAATGTCCGCCAGACGATCACGTATCAGATCCAAGATCTCCTGACGGCTCATGGGGTCGCGTTCGACATGCGTCTCGGCCGGCACTTCACCTCCCGAATCCGATCGTCTCTCCCCATGCCCGAAGCCAGGTCGACGTGGCTGCGGGCACTATAACCTCCCACGAGCTTCAAGAGGCGGTGTGAGCAACCCACGCCGTTGGCTCCACCCCGATGGTCAACGGGCGCCGTCTGCCGCCTGCTCCTCCCGTGCACCACCGGGAGCAAGCCGACTCACCGCCGCTTCGAGCCGCTCCACCATACCCGCCCTCACCATCTCGGCCGCCACCTTGATGGCGTTCACCACGGCTTTCCGCTTGCTCGAACCGTGCGCGATCACGCACACGCCCTTCACGCCCAACAGGACGGCCCCTCCCGTGTTGTCCGGGTCGAGACGCTCCACCATTGGTGCGAGCGCGGGCAAGAGCACCTCGGCCGCCTTCCGGGTCTCGTCAGTCGCCCCGAAAGCCTCGGTGATGCCGCGGACCATCGCTCTCATGCCTCCCTCGAGGGTCTTGAGAGCCACGTTGCCCGTGAATCCGTCGCACACCACCACGTCCACGACCGGGCTCATGAGATCCCGACCCTCGACGTTCCCCACGAAGTCACCGGGGAGGAGTCCTTCGTCTGCGCAGGTCCTGAGCAGCTTGTGGGCGGTCTTCACCTGCTCGTTCCCCTTGGACGGTTCTTCGCCTATGGACAGGAGACCTATCCGGGGTTTGGGTCGCCCGTAGCGCTCCTCGACGAACACGGCACCCATCTGAGCGAACTGCACGAGCCACTCGGGGGAGCAGTCGGCGTTGGCCCCCGAGTCGATGAGGACGGTGACGTGGCCGCCCGGCTCTGGTATCGGAGTCGCTATCGCGGGACGCGCCACTCCGCGGATCCTCCCCATCCTCAGCAGCGCGCTCGCCATCGCCGCTCCGGTGTTGCCCGCCGAGACCATCGCAGAGGCACTGCCGAGGCGAACGGCTTCGGCCGCCCTGACCATCGACGAATCCTTCAGCCGACGGACGCTCTGAGCCGGATCGGCGTCCATCGCGATGACCTCGGAGGCTTCCAACACATCACAAGGACCGGCGCCACCGGCCCTGTCGATGTCCTCTCGCCGTCCCACCAACAACACGGACAGACCGAGTCGCTCCGCCGCCTCACGGGCTCCGGCCACGATCTCGTCAGGCGCATGATCACCACCCATCGCGTCGACGGCGATGGGACGTTCAGGGGGCGGAGTCACTTCACTCCACGCTGAGGGCCTCCCGGCCCCGGTACCAGCCGCAGTTGGTGCAGACATGGTGGGGGCGGCGAACCGAACCGCACCTGCTGCACCTTGCGGAAGACGGTGCGGCCAGCCGCCAAGCAGCAGCTCTTCGCATCCGCGAGCGCGCCTTGGAAGTCTTCTTCTTGGGAACAGCCATGGAACGCCTCCCGTCCGTTCGGAGGCGTGAGACTAGCGAGCCGGCGGCACGGTTACCACATCGAGGGTCCGTCGGGCGCCTGTGGGCTCCGGACGGAACCCCGAAATCAAGAGGAAGAGGGGAACTCCAGCTCCGCCAAGGGCGCCCAGCGGGGGTCTGGTTCTCGTGAAGCCCTCTCTCCTTCCATCAGGGTCGGGAACCGTTCGGGGTCCGGACCCCTGCAA encodes:
- the acpP gene encoding acyl carrier protein; amino-acid sequence: MPAETHVERDPMSRQEILDLIRDRLADILEIDPSDIPEGAAFQEDLGADSLALIELVEALEEELGERSVGFRIEDEDLEDLRTVRDAVDYICERLGAT
- a CDS encoding phosphate acyltransferase — protein: MTPPPERPIAVDAMGGDHAPDEIVAGAREAAERLGLSVLLVGRREDIDRAGGAGPCDVLEASEVIAMDADPAQSVRRLKDSSMVRAAEAVRLGSASAMVSAGNTGAAMASALLRMGRIRGVARPAIATPIPEPGGHVTVLIDSGANADCSPEWLVQFAQMGAVFVEERYGRPKPRIGLLSIGEEPSKGNEQVKTAHKLLRTCADEGLLPGDFVGNVEGRDLMSPVVDVVVCDGFTGNVALKTLEGGMRAMVRGITEAFGATDETRKAAEVLLPALAPMVERLDPDNTGGAVLLGVKGVCVIAHGSSKRKAVVNAIKVAAEMVRAGMVERLEAAVSRLAPGGAREEQAADGAR
- a CDS encoding hypothetical protein (possible pseudo, frameshifted), which codes for MPELPEVETLRRELDREVVGKRVKEVEVRSMRLLKRHRSRKSFVSRLEGVKITGVRRRGKIPDPGARFG
- a CDS encoding hypothetical protein (possible pseudo, frameshifted) translates to MSGQLRRHNAKDPVDKHTHLIFSFTQHGQLRCVDPRAFGEVFVVSPDAVQTEAPELSSLGFDPLEDLIPWTEFGRMLHARSVRLKAFLTDQSIVAGIGNIYADEILFEAGLRYDRPSDSLGTQEIRRLYRAMVEVLHEAVKYRGSTLPDATYVDLYGRPGAYQEHHRVYGKAGQACLRCRTTISRVRFQGRSTFLCEQCQM
- a CDS encoding hypothetical protein (possible pseudo, frameshifted), with product MIVGPNGSGKSNVVDAIAWVLGAQAPSAVRSQKMEDVIFAGTSERPALGRAEVSITLDNSDGRLPIELSEVTLTRILFRNGESEYAINRTPCRLLDIQELLSDSGVGRQQHVIVSQGQIDAVLSARPEDRRAIIEEAAGILKFRRRRDKAERRLAATDGNLLRLQDLLREVRRQLKPLERQAAAAKRHRELLDEVHALRRLAPRPGVPRSAARGVFVGGGIREAAAGRERQGRRSRPLRGRHRRRRGRARSSRRRRLDENHRGIRGRGAEGAGACRR